One genomic segment of Canis lupus baileyi chromosome 9, mCanLup2.hap1, whole genome shotgun sequence includes these proteins:
- the ZFP36L1 gene encoding mRNA decay activator protein ZFP36L1: protein MTTTLVSATIFDLSEVLCKGNKMLNYNTPSAGGCLLDRKAVGTPAGGGFPRRHSVTLPSSKFHQNQLLSSLKGEPAPALSSRDSRFRDRSFSEGGERLLPTQKQPGSGQVNSSRYKTELCRPFEENGACKYGDKCQFAHGIHELRSLTRHPKYKTELCRTFHTIGFCPYGPRCHFIHNAEERRALAGARDLSADRPRLQHSFSFAGFPSAAATAAATGLLDSPTSITPPPILSADDLLGSPTLPDGTNNPFAFSSQELASLFAPSVGLPGGGSPTTFLYRPVSESPHMFDSPPSPQDSLSDQEGYLSSSSSSHSGSDSPTLDNSRRLPIFSRLSISDD from the coding sequence GGTAACAAGATGCTCAACTACAATACTCCCAGTGCAGGGGGCTGCCTGCTGGACAGGAAGGCGGTGGGCACCCCCGCCGGTGGGGGCTTCCCCCGGAGGCACTCGGTCACCCTCCCCAGCTCCAAGTTCCACCAGAACCAGCTCCTCAGCAGCCTCAAGGGCGAGCCGGCCCCAGCTCTGAGCTCCCGCGACAGCCGCTTCCGAGACCGCTCTTTCTCCGAAGGGGGCGAGCGGCTGCTGCCCACGCAGAAGCAGCCGGGGAGCGGCCAGGTCAACTCCAGCCGCTACAAGACCGAGCTGTGCCGCCCCTTCGAGGAGAACGGCGCCTGTAAGTACGGGGACAAGTGCCAGTTCGCACACGGCATCCACGAGCTCCGAAGTCTGACCCGCCACCCCAAGTACAAGACGGAGCTGTGCCGCACCTTCCACACCATCGGCTTTTGCCCCTACGGGCCCCGCTGCCACTTCATCCACAACGCTGAGGAGCGCCGCGCCCTGGCTGGGGCCCGGGACCTCTCCGCCGACCGTCCCCGCCTCCAGCATAGCTTTAGCTTTGCTGGGTTTCCCAGTGCCGCCGCCACCGCTGCCGCCACGGGGCTGCTGGACAGCCCCACGTccatcaccccaccccccatcctgaGCGCCGATGACCTCTTGGGCTCACCCACCCTGCCCGATGGCACCAATAACCCCTTCGCCTTCTCCAGCCAGGAGCTGGCGAGCCTCTTTGCCCCTAGTGTGGGGCTGCCTGGGGGTGGCTCCCCAACCACCTTCCTCTACCGGCCCGTGTCCGAGTCCCCCCACATGTTTGACTCTCCCCCCAGCCCTCAGGATTCTCTCTCGGACCAGGAGGGCTATCTGAGCAGCTCCAGCAGCAGCCACAGTGGCTCAGATTCCCCCACCTTGGACAACTCAAGACGCCTGCCCATTTTCAGCAGACTTTCCATCTCAGATGACTAA